The DNA window TATTGTCCATTCAAGCAATTTATCGAGAACCTGGTGGCTATGATTCGGGTGATGGTCGGCAGGGTGTCGGGCGGCAAAGGTGGTCGGTGGCTTGGTGCTCCACTCATTCGTGACTTCGTGGTCTGCCGGTGCGGCGCAGGTCTCCTCTCGGCTCTCAGTCTCCTTGCCCGTGCGCGGTGACTGACTGGCGTGGGCGCATGGTGAAAATATGATTCAGCGaatgagggcggcggcgcgaagaggAAAACGAGGAGTTGATCGCGAGGATAGGCGCGCGCGACGGTTTCCATCCAACTCTAGGTGCATGCTTGCAATCGCCATTTTTTTGGTGATCTGCCCCTGCCTTACGCTACTACATAAAACATTTATGCTAGCGGCCCATTATCTGTTTACACTAGCGTTTGCCGACCGGCCTGCAACTTTGTCTCCATAGAAATTGCAGGTTATTTCGTTTTTTAGTGGGCATCACGCAATTTTACGTGCGAAATATGGCCGTGTGGCTTATAGATTCAAACCTGAGTCCCGTCATTGAACGTGTAGTTTCCTTATCATCTCACCTTGTGGTTATTATCTTTCTAAGATGTTTTGTTGTAGTTTTATAAATGTTTTTGTGTTTGTTCAGTGACTGAAATTTGTCTTTGGCTGGGTTTACCTTAATGAATTTATCTCATTGTTCAACCGTTGCGTGTTCCCGGGGTAAATGTTTAGACCCATACAGTATGTTCAAAACGTCGTACGCGCGTGCTTGTAGTAGTAGAGCCAGAAATGTTCAATGTTTTGAAGAAGCACCACCTGGTCAAAATTTCAAGCTTAGAATATCAGTGCATGTCTTTTTCTATACTAATCATTGATGTATGGTTCAATTAACTTTGGAAACATCAGTAGTCAACTTATTGTTGCATGATTGTCAATCATACAAGTAATTTAGAATATTAATTTTGGTATAGTTtatatcactggtggagaaaccatctttggtcggtcgcccgaaatccacaatagtctcggttccactaaaaaccggtactaaagatgatttttagtcccggttggtggctacagcgggcatatttgatctttagtcccggttggtgttaccaaccgggactaaaaatgatctttagtcccggttctataTCTGTCAGGCCTTATCAGGCCccccgagatctttagtcccaccaaccgggactaaagatcccagggatctttaatcccggttgctaacatcaaccgggaataaagCGTACGCACCAGCCCACGCACAAGCGCATGCGTagcccctctctctccatctcccatccttatctcttttccttctccttccttaTCTCCATCCTCTCCATCCTTCTCCTTCCATCCTCTCCCCTTGCTCTTctctcaccccctctcctcctcccctccccctcttcctcttgcagaggcagccgacggcggcgggatggaggccaggcgcgggcgggcggcggccggtcggcggtggcgggatgaaggcggccgggcgcgggctggcggcggccaggcgcgggcggggacgggcggcggccggtcggcggcggcgggatggtgACCGGGCACGGGCCAGCGGGATGgaggacggccggcggcgggcccggcgcgggccggcgggatgaaggccggtcgccggcggcctcgccctcccctcctccagatctggccagaggggaagcggcgggatggaggacggccggcggcggcccggcacGGACCGGTGGGATGGAggccggtcgccggcggcctcgccctcccctcccccagaTCCGACCGGAGGGGAAGCGCCGGGATGGGTGGCCGGCCGACGGCGGGATGGGAGGCCAGCCGGtgagtcgattttttttttgattttttttaatttgtcgTTTGGATGTTTTGATCTGTGAATGAATCTATGAATCGATATTGTGAATGAATCTGTGATGTTGTGAATGAGTATGTGACTCGATGTTGTCAATGAACCTGTGAATTAATATTGTGAATATATTTGTGATGTTGTGAATgaatatgtgaatggatattATGAATGAATTTGTGGTGAATCTATGAATCATGCTGTGGagttgtgatgtggatttggggtttgatttaaTGATATGCATACCACTCAATtcgggagaaaagaaaaaagaaaaaaggaccaGCTGATGgactgccgctaccctctctttagtcccggttgataacatcaaccgggactaaagatccctatcTTTAGTCATGGTTGGtgtcatcaaccgggactaaagatcgatctttagtcccggttttttcacccgggactaaagatagcgatctttagtttCGGActggtagtcccggtttaaaaaccgggactacaagggggttacgaactggtactaaaaagcacttctccaccagtgtatggTGATTCTGTACAGGAATAACTTGCCATGGCGACGTCAGTTAATTTGCTTGGTACCATCACAAAATTGCTGCCGGTGCTGGAAAATACAATTGCAAAGAGCATCAACTGCCACCTACCCTTTCGAACTACTATAGCATTGAGTTGTAAAAAACATCATctactaattaacaagatgccacatcatcatccactaacaatcatcataTTTAaacaacatgcaaacatgctatatctttatagtttttataatttaagagcttttcaaatacaaacatgttaaattatcatccaacataatttacataatgtttcaatgtatatctttattatgttttagatatcctatatacttatatagttaaTTCTCACTttgttagtgcttaaatgattaatctatggtctaaattatctttctccttttttcctttaattaagtcatatcacatcaattgtttttagcctttagatgattaatctacggtccaaactatctccctacttttttttcttccataaagtcataccacattattttttacgtttgaatcaccattctacatactatttaaatttaaattatcataaaccacattaatttacttaatctgatgttatcttgctatcttacacgttattttttttttacatactaaattcccgcagcaatacGTGGGGTTTTACCTAGTTAAACATAGAAAGATGTATCACATCTCCTATCCTGCTGTGGCTTTAGCTCGTGGTTGATAAAAGAAATCCCTCCACACAGACAGCCCAAAACCAGACGTCTCCTCTCCAGCAGCAGCGATTATTTCATCATCTCTAGATGGTATGACGAGTGTACAAACCCTGCTTGCACGTCCTCCCCGAAACAAAACACAGTTCGGAATGGCAATTAGCAGGACATGCGGCACAGCGactggccgccggccgcccggcaACCGCTGCGGTTTCTACCAGGCCATGGGAGAGGAAAGGGAGGCAAATGCGACATGGTTCATCACCAATTTCCCTGAAAATTGAGAAATGTCTTGCTAGCTACAGGATCGATCGATTGAGAAATTGAGAAATAGGTGTCTTTCAGCTGTAGAAGAAGCGACGCCTAGCCTAGCACAGATCACGACAACCTTGAAGCGGATGACAAGCCCCGAGGTGCTGAAAACATTGGCCTACAggtactgctccctccgtccctaaaaagATAAATCTAGTATCAGATATGACGCAttttagtacaacgaatctggacagagatatgtctagattcgtaatgctagaatgtgtcatattcaGTACTAAATTGATTTTTGATGGGACGGGGTGAGTATGTGGcactggcggcagcggcggcgacagcggtgaTTCCCATAGTTGGAGGCAATCCTATGGTGGTTAGGCTCGGTGGCATCCCCCGGTTGCCAGAATCAGTGCTGGATGGCGAGAGGCGGTGCAGATtggcagaaagaaaaaaaagaaatgtgagGTGCTTCAATGGCAGATTAGCTGCCGGTCAATGCCGGATGGTACTAAAATCTTTGTATatctgttgattttttttagaaaaatagatTGCAAAATTCAGTGCTCAACAATTAATTTTGTACAACGAGGGACATCCGTAAAACTTTGTATAATCTCTTATACCGAATTTAGAGTCGATGATTTGGTTTTCTATGGGGCCACGTGGCACCCTACGAATTTGGTTAGAGCTCTCTGAGAAACTGCCACGTGTTAGAGTGACAGGTGAAGTATCTACATCCATCACTAGATCGGAGAAAAATGGAAACGTGCGCGTGCGCATGCGGGGTGGGCCTGCATCTGCCAGACCATGCGACCTTGGGCTTGGCCTGGCGTTCCACGGCCTTTCCGCAATATATACATGCGCATGGCCTTTCACACAGCGATATCAGAGCGGTGAAGAAGCGAAGGTAACGTACAGAGCGGTACTTAAACTTGTCACGAGGTTTTATTGTTTAGGGACCTCAATATATACtttacaagttcgtggacctactTAAAACATACTTACAAGACCGCCAGTGTAATTTACTCTCTATtgtagaaggaaaaaaaaaaggaaaacaacagGATTACATGTAATCCACTACAGGTTAGTCGGAATGAGGAAAAGTCACTTCATGTTAGCATCATGTGTTTctagaaaattttaaaagtagtgaaataaaataaataaaaatagtagCTGCAAGGATTGCGTTAGGACAATTGAAAGTCTTCAGATAAATACAAGTTTACTTCAAACGaggaaaatatataaatttcaaTATAATGGAAAGAACAAAAAGTGAAATTAGATGGACAGATAGGTGTATTCCCGGTTAACCGATAAGTTTAGCACTACTTTTTTATTAGTTCAGAACATTTTTGTTTTTCCCTCCTCACATTATACTTTTTCTGGATGCAAGGAATCCATTTATTTTGGAATATGGTAAGTAACAATAATAATTTTGCTATAAATTTTGTGTTTGAAGCACAGAATAAATATAGATGCTCATATACACCTTCGTATACTTACTCCTGTAAAtgtaggcaaaatttgctacaggacacacAAAAAACACGTAATTACCTGAGGGACACCGAGAAAACGTGTAACTGCCTCAGGACACtacaaaatttgtaaaatttgctGTAGGACACCGAGCTCATTATTTTAATAATTTCTGGCTGAAAGTGGcaagtaattttttaaaatgcccAGATTGCCCCCGGATGAAAGGGACGATGAGCCGGCGAGTACACAAAGAACAAATCAAGATTCATCAAGAAAGGATGAGGAAGAAATGCTACTCATGTCCATCCATGGTGGCGCATGGAATATTCCACTGacatcctccctctccttcccttcttcctcctccctccctctctcccttatctccctttctctcccccGGCCTGGTGGCGTCGTGGTCGTCGTTGCCCATGGCCTCcggacgccggcgccgactgCCGCCGCTCCTGACCACCGGCGAGCTCCAGATCCTCCCCCGTGCGCGGACagacggcgagctcctccccgcaCGCGCACCCCCACcgcaccgccgctgctcccgaTCACCGGCGAACTccagctcctcccccgcgcgagGACGGCATgcgagctcctccccgcgcatggacggccggcgagctcctccccgcgcTCGGACGGCCTGCGAGCTCCTCCCCGCACGCGGAcagccggcgagctcctccccggtgcgccgtcgccatcgtcagcTCCCTCGGTCATCCACGGCGCCGAcggcctcctcctgctgcgcgcgCTTCAGGAAGATCACATGGTGCTCGTACGCCGCCAGCGCCGGGCTACCCTTGTGGAGGAGCTCCTCCAGGGCGTTGATGGCGGACGCGACCTTGTCgtcaccggcagcggcggcggcgatctggCTGTCCAAGATCGATCTAGTCCAGGCGAACCACGAGCAATACGGGCGCCACCATCGAGATCGATcggacctagctagctagctcgaaacaaaaaaaaatcagcaagatGAGATCATTGAATTGAATGGAATTCTCTGATCACTTCCTGTACGTCGAAGCAAAATCAAAGGCTAGCTCGCCGGCGCCCCGGGAAGCAGCATTTGActgcagcacggcggcggcgcagccggggGGATGGACCCTATCCTCACCTCTACCGGCACGGCGCCCTCACTGGGTGGACGAGCTCCCTcagccgcctcccgccgtccgcGATCCTGCTTTCGCCACCCAGACCCGTCGCTGGCCTCCACCATGCTCGAACTTAGCTGTCGCCGAGGAGACGGGACCCACAGAAGCCGGCGGCGCACCGATGGCCTTCGTCGGCCTTCCGCCTCCGTCGGCTTGTCCCACCGGGCGCCGGCGCacgagatgacatgtgggttccactatttttttttaatgacatgtcggtcccacatattttttttgttttttctctaaaatgccacataagcgacaCGTTAACGACACGTGGGACGAAGATTGGGTCAACACtaccacgtaggcgccacgtcagccaaaaccgcttccAAGACCACTCAGGGATATATtttacaccggttttgatagttggaggagtcaATATACCTGGTTTTCTGGTTGGAGGTTACGAATCATACTCGGaccatagttgagggagtcaaagtatactttttccttctaattttaaccaaacttctaattttagcctgaactaaacacaccctaagtagtGGCACATGCTGCGGCCCATTATTCAAAAAGGCCTACCTTGCGGAGCTTGTACCTTTTCGCTCTTGATTATGCAAAGCCTACTTCATGGTCTTGTTCTCCTGTCATATATCCGGTGGGCTATACTTAGTACTACTCTgaaatttagtaaaaaaaaactatgacaCCTCATTGTCGAAACACTGGATTATCCTATACGCACTCTCTCCGTTTCTTTATATTTGTCATAAACCACTATTTATATTCAAACTTTGAACATtcgtatttttaaaaaaaaaataaatatacttaaATGGATGCCATATTATCAGTGtattaaattttctaaataCTTTGTCATTGTAAAAGTAGCAACAGTAATAGCCAACCGCGATTTAGAAAACAAATGCGGGATAAATACACATGGTCCATGTAAACATCGACAAATTGCCTTCTTATTTATGCattttgataattatatttGGGACCTCTTACATCTATTGTTGGTAAGTTCCATGAAGAAAATTCTTGGTCACCCTATCTTGATAGTTGTGACAAATTAGGCCTAATAATGGTGATTTTCTCCGTACAATCTTATATTTACAAACATAACTAGCTTGTTGTGGGCCCATCAGGACCGTGCTTATCAAATTTGTTGGAGGTAGAACATGAAAGGGCCTTCGGCTGGATGTACCGAAACCAAGAACTTAGACGACAGGCTCAGACCTGAAGCAAACGGCGAAGGTTGAGAAGGGAACCATATGGGCGAAAGCTATGGCTCGGAATACGCGGGCTTCGCGAGGCAAAGACCTCGTCAGAGGGCCGCACGGACAAAGACGGTGAGACAAAAGCCTTAGCATGAAGGCATGAGCTTCGTCAAGTACCGAACCCCACCATAAGGAGGCCTAACGGGCCGTTGCGCTTTCGGGAGATTTCGCCAAATAAATGGACCGAGCCTTTTAGCCCAATAGGGACCCATACATGTAAAGGACACCGTGTGCCCCCaataatgtccctatcataaaggtaaccatgtaaattaccctgtaaaacctaaaccTTAAATGGGGAACCTGTAatatggctataaatagccccctaagGCCATATAATAGTGGATCCAAAAATTTTTACTAAGCAATATAATTGTTTTTACTTCCAACTACTCTTGAGAGAACCACGCCTTTTGACGTGACGCAGTTGTCTATTCGACAACAAAATTCTATGATGAAATTCTTTATCACCATGTGATATCCCAATTGAAAACGATGAAATTCCCAACATTTGTGATGATCCAGTTTGTCAGTGTGAATATTTCCAAGACCTCCAGTCATCACGTGAAttttacaataattttttttttgcgaattCATCGTATATTAATGATGGATTCCCTTTTCATCACAAAGGATCTGTCAAGGAAGGCCAGATATGGTGTAGTGACATCgactaaggccctctttgtttaggcttaggcttattggcctagacttttaagttagTTTATtggtttatatgatttataagccggtggatttaat is part of the Oryza glaberrima chromosome 4, OglaRS2, whole genome shotgun sequence genome and encodes:
- the LOC127772263 gene encoding uncharacterized protein LOC127772263, yielding MVEASDGSGWRKQDRGRREAAEGARPPSEGAVPVELARSDRSRWWRPYCSWFAWTRSILDSQIAAAAAGDDKVASAINALEELLHKGSPALAAYEHHVIFLKRAQQEEAVGAVDDRGS